In one window of Salvelinus fontinalis isolate EN_2023a unplaced genomic scaffold, ASM2944872v1 scaffold_0009, whole genome shotgun sequence DNA:
- the LOC129842043 gene encoding guanylate-binding protein 1-like produces the protein MDSPMCLVKNADGELCVEPEAIDYLKGLKQKVVVVAVVGLYRTGKSYLMNKLAQKRSGFALGATIQSKTKGIWMWCVPHPEKSDHTLVLLDTEGLGDVEKGDSKNDAWIFSLAILLSSTLVYNSQGTINNDAVEKLQYVNELTEMIKVKSSTDDEEEGEGTQFAQFFPNFVWTVRDFTLQLEIDGREITPDQYLENSLQLKKGYGKKINDYNVPRECIRNFFPSRKCFVFPSPTTPDNMHRLDSMDEAELSERFREVADNFCRFIFQESRMKTVIGGHTLTGEMLGHLVTTYVETIAKGNVPCLENAVLAMAKIENQAAVDEGLAVYQKGMEDVKALFPVDINQLSENHLRSETQATEAFMKRSFKDENGEFLKALAEAISNHSADLFKQNKDASEKKCKALLENLSAPMDQGMKEGRYATPGGYELYCNHHDNIVAQYRAEPNKGVRAEEVLEQFLKGKSAESNSILQADKQLTENEKKIQAEKMKTAELEQEKAALNEQKAEMERTIENIGRGQEKYLKEMKEKMEEERKQQQQEFNRTLDRRMQEQKDLLEMGHKEKAELMRQEIEEIKKNNQLERDANTQNQKALLDDYKQQAEEQNKKMEALMSALNNKSQAPVQVVERLCMVM, from the exons GTTTTGCCCTTGGAGCCACCATCCAGTCCAAGACTAAGGGCATCTGGATGTGGTGTGTCCCTCATCCTGAAAAATCAGACCACACCCTGGTGCTGCTGGATACAGAGGGGCTGGGGGACGTGGAGAAG GGGGATTCTAAGAATGATGCCTGGATCTTCTCCCTGGCCATTCTGTTAAGCAGTACTCTGGTCTACAACAGTCAAGGGACCATCAACAACGATGCTGTGGAGAAGCTTCA ATATGTGAACGAGCTGACAGAGATGATCAAGGTGAAGTCTTCCACTGAcgatgaggaggaaggagagggcacCCAGTTTGCACAGTTCTTCCCTAATTTTGTGTGGACCGTCAGAGATTTCACTCTACAGCTCGAGATCGACGGCAGAGAAATCACTCCAGACCAGTATCTGGAGAATTCCCTGCAACTCAAAAAAG GTTATGGTAAAAAGATCAATGACTACAACGTCCCGCGAGAGTGCATCCGGAACTTCTTCCCCTCACGCAAGTGTTTTGTGTTCCCCTCCCCTACAACTCCTGACAACATGCACCGACTGGACTCCATGGACGAGGCTGAGCTTTCTGAAAGATTCAGAGAGGTCGCAGATAATTTCTGCCGCTTCATTTTCCAGGAGAGCCGTATGAAGACTGTTATAGGGGGACACACATTGACCGGAGAGA TGCTGGGGCACCTGGTCACCACCTATGTGGAGACCATAGCCAAAGGCAATGTGCCCTGTCTGGAGAATGCAGTGCTGGCCATGGCTAAAATTGAGAACCAGGCTGCTGTGGATGAGGGCCTGGCGGTGTACCAGAAGGGAATGGAGGATGTGAAGGCCTTATTCCCGGTGGACATCAATCAGCTGTCAGAGAACCACCTTCGCTCAGAGACCCAGGCCACAGAGGCGTTTATGAAGCGATCCTTCAAAGACGAAAATGGGGAATTCTTGAAAGCTCTTGCG GAGGCCATTAGCAACCACTCCGCCGACCTTTTCAAACAAAACAAGGATGCCTCCGAGAAGAAGTGCAAGGCCCTTCTGGAGAATCTGTCTGCTCCGATGGATCAGGGGATGAAGGAGGGGAGGTACGCCACACCAGGAGGCTATGAGCTTTACTGCAATCACCATGACAACATAGTGGCACAGTACCGGGCCGAGCCTAACAAAGGAGTGAGG GCTGAGGAGGTTCTGGAGCAGTTCCTGAAGGGAAAGAGTGCAGAGTCCAACTCCATCCTGCAAGCTGACAAACAACTGActgaaaatgagaaaaaaatccaag CTGAGAAGATGAAAACAGCTGAGCTGGAGCAAGAGAAGGCAGCATTGAATGAGCAAAAAGCAGAGATGGAGCGCACCATTGAGAACATCGGCAGGGGCCAGGAGAAGTACTTGAAGGAGATGAAAgagaagatggaggaggagaggaagcaaCAGCAGCAGGAGTTCAACAGGACCCTGGACCGCAGGATGCAGGAGCAGAAAGATCTCCTGGAGATGGGCCATAAGGAGAAGGCTGAGCTGATGAGGCAAGAGATCGAGGAGATTAAGAAGAATAATCAATTGGAAAGGGACGCCAATACCCAGAATCAGAAGGCTCTGCTGGATGACTACAAGCAGCAGGCTGAGGAACAGAATAAAAAGATGGAAGCGTTAATGTCAGCGCTCAACAATAAATCACAGGCCCCCGTACAAGTTGTTGAACGACTCTGTATGGTAATGTGA